A single window of Caldimicrobium thiodismutans DNA harbors:
- the xerA gene encoding site-specific tyrosine recombinase/integron integrase produces the protein MKDKVEDFLKFLEVEKNYSSQTLRAYKVDLLQFLEFLNQSKQTLQDVSPFILKIYILELKKKGLKASSLTRKISALKSFFKFLSQRGEVNKTFFLKINTGRVRSPLPEVPFEEELNQMLDSLEGEDFVRLRTRAILELLYATGLRVSEASSLRLEDLSLASCLLRAKGKGGKERVLPIGKKALSVLTKYLEKRELLLKKLKKESPYLFINQRGGKLSERWIFELIKKEGMRYGLFKLHPHALRHAFATHLLNAGMDLRSIQELLGHSSLATTQKYTKVQYEYLLQNYLKAHPRANSKKSSP, from the coding sequence ATGAAGGATAAGGTTGAAGATTTTTTAAAGTTTTTAGAAGTAGAAAAAAATTATTCATCCCAGACCTTAAGGGCTTATAAAGTTGATCTATTGCAATTTCTTGAGTTTCTTAATCAGTCTAAGCAGACTCTCCAAGATGTAAGCCCCTTTATCTTAAAAATTTATATATTGGAATTAAAGAAAAAGGGACTTAAGGCCTCAAGTCTTACAAGAAAAATAAGTGCCCTTAAGAGTTTCTTTAAATTTCTATCTCAAAGGGGTGAGGTTAATAAGACTTTTTTCTTAAAGATAAATACTGGTAGAGTCAGAAGCCCTTTGCCTGAAGTGCCTTTTGAAGAGGAACTCAACCAAATGCTTGACAGTCTTGAAGGAGAAGATTTTGTCAGGCTTAGAACGAGGGCTATTCTTGAGCTCCTTTATGCAACAGGACTTAGAGTTTCTGAGGCTTCCAGCCTAAGACTTGAAGACTTATCCCTTGCTTCTTGTCTTCTCAGAGCCAAAGGTAAAGGTGGAAAGGAAAGGGTGCTTCCTATTGGAAAAAAGGCCTTGAGTGTGCTAACTAAGTATTTAGAAAAAAGGGAGTTACTCCTTAAGAAATTAAAAAAAGAAAGTCCCTATCTTTTTATCAATCAGAGGGGTGGAAAACTCTCTGAGAGATGGATCTTTGAGCTAATTAAAAAAGAGGGAATGCGCTATGGTCTTTTCAAGCTTCATCCTCATGCCTTAAGACATGCCTTTGCCACCCACCTTCTCAATGCTGGCATGGATTTACGCTCTATTCAAGAGCTTTTAGGACATAGCTCCCTTGCAACTACCCAGAAATACACTAAGGTCCAGTATGAATATCTTCTGCAAAATTATCTCAAAGCCCATCCCCGGGCTAATTCAAAAAAATCTTCCCCTTAG